From the genome of Ananas comosus cultivar F153 linkage group 18, ASM154086v1, whole genome shotgun sequence, one region includes:
- the LOC109723874 gene encoding uncharacterized protein LOC109723874, with protein sequence MAAAGPESAAVTLLFLNLIMYVIVAIIAGWALNYGVDETPHALSGLTPPAQLFPIYFPIGNLSTGFFVIFSLIAGVVGTATSLTGLLDVSRSKPASLLSAAAFSVITWALTLLAMGLACKEISISWRPASLRTLETLTIILSGTQLLCAGAIHAGASAASFDGPIIGRV encoded by the exons ATGGCCGCAGCAGGCCCAGAGTCTGCTGCCGTCACCCTCCTCTTCCTCAACCTCATAATGTACGTCATCGTCGCCATCATCGCCGGCTGGGCTCTCAACTACGGCGTCGACGAGACGCCTCACGCAT TGTCCGGGCTGACTCCGCCGGCTCAGCTGTTCCCGATATATTTTCCGATCGGCAACCTCTCCACTGGATTCTTCGTGATATTCTCGCTCATCGCCGGGGTCGTCGGCACCGCAACTTCGCTCACCGGCTTACTCGACGTCTCACGGTCGAAACCGGCAAGCTTGCTGTCCGCCGCAGCTTTCTCAGTCATTACTTGGGCCCTCACCCTTCTGGCAATGGG GTTGGCATGTAAAGAGATAAGCATCAGCTGGCGTCCCGCGAGCCTC AGGACGCTGGAGACTCTGACGATCATATTATCTGGAACCCAGCTGCTGTGCGCGGGAGCTATTCATGCAGGAGCTTCCGCTGCTTCATTCGATGGCCCCATCATCGGAAGAGTCTAA